The genomic region agaaattgttCTTACTTTTGGCGAATTGTACGTACGGGAACATGACAGTAAAAGGTTAGTCAATGACCGTGATTGGTCTTACTACATGCTCTACACCAGTAttaaaaaaagccaaaaaatgtataatagaacttgaattattgaaaattcatatttaaatatttaataataggaCTTGAGTAAAACACACTTACCAACATATTTAATCAATGCTATTGAATGATTGAACGTATAGCAAGAAGACAAGGATGAACATTCGtccaaatttcttaattttgaatGTTTGGAGAAGAAATGTCCCCGCAAGTTCATCATGCATGTGAATATAGACTTTAGACTTCAATTATGGAGCATGTAAGACAAAAAGTCTTGGATTCGCAATAAAATATGTATGCTTTGTATTGAAGAACAATGGGCCAGGACCTGCATTCTCTCTTTTGTCCAAAAATATTGCCAttcttcttaatttaattaatttgactcTGTGAGCGAGAGAACAAAACAATTGAGCAATATTAATTGTAATGTAATTCAAAACAAATCCCTAGATTGCCGCATAGTTAGTGCTAAATAACCACAAAATTACATTGTGCAAGAAACTTCTTTCGTACTACATCACCTTGCAAGAGGTGaggattttattaaattatatacaaTATGGTGCAAAACGAAATTCAATTTTAGTAGAGCAGGTCAGAGTACAAATTTAGtggtatcaaaattaattaaaatattggtGAGTTAATTGATGGCAAATGCAAATTCATTCTAGAACCTATGGGAGTTCAAGTGTTCAACTATTCATGGATGCTGATGCAGTAAATCCAAATGAAAGATTGTGTTGTAACTTTTGTTGATCTTTGATAATTAATAACTTCTTACTACAATTTCCTTCTCAGTCGTCCAACAAACAAATAACCAAAATATGTCAATCTAACTCTaacctctctttttcttccaaGAATCCAACACTCGAGGATCTAAATTCTGTTGACGTAACATTCTCAAATTGACTagtgaggaaaaaaaaatgaaaatggtaTCCCGTTTAATTTATGAATAGAAATGGAATCAAATTCGTTAGAGGAACCTTCATTTCTTTAACGTATCCTGGTGCTATGTGTCTATTAGTTGGAGATGTACTGCTCTATTGATTTTGTTGGGCTTCTTTCCACTGTTTACATACCTTGGGCTTTTGACCTTCCGGTCTTTTAATGTATTCCAATTCGTGTTGTTGCTTCCTACACCTCCAAATTGTTTTCTGCATCCTTTctggatttattttattttatttttcagattgGTCATTTCAGAAGCCAAAATCTGCCATCAATCCGAAAGCCAAAAAATGAGTGCAGGAAGCAACTTGAAGATGCAAGAAATAACAACCTCCACTTTGAGcccaaaacaataaaatcagTAGAGGAATATGAAGGTTTTGACTTTGGATGTTACCAATGGACGGCTGATTTAAGGATACAAGAGTTTTACAATAAGGAGAGAGATAAGAAGACAAGAGAAATAAGTGTGAGATGAGATGGATGATACAGTAGagcaagataaaaaaataaaaaatcatacataGCTATGAAAATGTACATCTCTttcatttataacaaaaaattggaattgttttcttgtaaaaaaaaaatgtgcatctcaattcattttactttaCATCCGCCTTTTATAGCTATGAAAATGGCATCCCTTATCAAAAAGCTCACTCGCTCTAGTCAATGTATTAGCATACATGAATTAGCTCAAAAGTACATCTTATCATGAACTAAGTTatgttgggttttttttttttttgtcatacaCTATTATCTATTTTGAATAAGTTATGATCTGGCTTTTATCTATTAGACTCCCTGCTGTAGACAAGCACACGTGAATTAGCTAAGAAATGTCCAGTGTTAAACTTGATTATGGGGGATTTTAAGATGTATATAATTGGTAGATGAGTCACGAACTTAGTAAATGTATATCatctatgttttttttagtaTGTACCATAGTTATTGAGAAAGACTTTGAAGTGTATTAAGGATATTCATAACTATAACCCTTTAAAACAAAGAGATTGaagtgaatattatttttttaaaatgagttttttttcatatatatatatatatatatatatatatatatatgaccagATTTCAAGTCAAATAAGcatatttaaataatgatttaGTCTACTTTactacaattaaattttattaaattattcttttttattattattttatcaaaattagaaaaatgaaaatttttaagaactaaaaataacaaaatattttttaaaactcaaaattaaaaagacataaacttataaaaattaaaattataaaatgaatttatataaaattaaggaatcatttgagtgctatttaagtttaatttttgaagaaaataatttttaattatattttatttatatttaatgaatttcagaccagttataatttatttctcgTGATAAACTGAActattaagaagaaaaataacttataaagaaaaaaaaatttaaccctttaaaaaaattaaaaatgaatgcaTTTCAGCGAAAACGACGACGTGTGCGGGATCGGTGCAGGACGTTATCGTCTTGCTTGGGGGTTTAAGTGCAATCTCAGCTCAACAAAACAGGTTTCAGCGAAAAACAAATTTCCATTTCTCACAACACACTCCATACACAGTTCAGCAAAAAAAGCTTCATTAAATTCAACCATGCCCTCACCACTTCATCCTGTGTAGCTTTGTTTTTCATCCATGGAAATTCTCAACATTTCAAACCCCACAAACTTTTCAATCCCCACTTTCTGCCACCCCAAAACCCTCACTTCAAAATTCACCTCAAACAACATCAAACCCACATCCCCATTTCGCAGAACTTCATTTTCTCTCTACCTATCACGCTCCGCCGCCATAAAGTTTCAAACTTGGGCGCACTCCGGCCGACCCAGCAACCGCCGCAACTCCCTGAGGAAGAAGCTCCTCCGTGATCACAAGGTAAACCCTAATCAGATTCCCAACGACCCTTTTTCTGTTTCGGGTAATGGCGTTGAGGAGAGTGGTGTAGGTGTTCAGGGTGTTTCTGTTGTTAACAATGTGGTCGAAGCTGAAAAACCAAAGTCTAAGATTTTGCGTGAGTCTGTTTTGTGGAATAAGTTGGAGAATTGGGTTGACCAGTACAAGAAGGATGTTGAGTATTGGGGTGTAGGGTCTGGTCCTATATTCACTGTTTATGAAGATTCCCTCGGAGCTGTCGAAAGGGTGGTTGTTGATGAAGACCAGATTCTGAAACGAAGCAAGGTTAGGAGAGATGCCGTTGAGAATTTAGCTGAAGTTAGAAGTAAAATTCTGAATGCTAAGAACATTGCTAGGGAGATGGAGAGTGGGAATAATGTGATTGCTAGGAATAGTTCTGTGGCTAAGTTTGTGGTTGAAGGGAAGGAGGAGGGTGGTGGTTTTGTTAAGGCTGTTCAAGGTTTTGTTGCAAAGCCGAGATTGCTTCCGAGGCTTTCCTGGGTTGGGAGGAAAGTGTTGTATGTGTTGGTTGTTGTGTGGGTGGTGAAGAAATTATTTGTTGCTTTTGGAGAAAGAGATAAGGAGGTGGAGTATACGGCAACGGAGAAGGAAATGATGAGGAGAAAGATAAAAGCAagagaggagaaagagaagcTGACGAAGCGCGCTGTTGAAGTTGTTGTTGAATCTTCGGAGGCACCGGTGGTGGACATTAAGAAGCCTAAGTTAGATAAAGAACAACTTAGGAATAGTATTCTGAAAGTTACTGGTTCTGCTGATAAATTGGTAGTGCATGATTCGTCTGATAAAGTGAAAACTAGATCCACAGAGATGGATTATAAAGTtcaagaaataagagaaatggCTAGGCAGGCACGGAAAATTGAGGGAAGCAATGGTGTTGTAGGTAACAGGGATATGGAAACGGATGACCCTGTGATTGAGATATCATCTGATGATAGTGAACAATATGATGGTTTAAGTAATCATCAAAATGAAGTTTCAAAGGAAACAACAGATAGTAATACCATTATGCAATCAGTTTCTGTTGATGTCCCAGAGAGCATTGATAATTCAGTCCTGCATGAGGAAGTCCCCACACATAAAGGCAATTTATATGCTTTGGATGCCATAGTTCCTGGTGATAGGGAGATCAAGAAACAAGAAATAGAATTTTCTGAAAATGATGTGCACCTGAAGGACAGTGAAAATGGAAAGCCCTCAGATACTCCTATTAATGGCTCATCTATGACAAATGAAAGTTCTGTGAAGAAGAAACCTAGGATCATACGGTCTGTTAAGGAAGCTAGGGATTATCTTTCGAAAAAACATGACAAACAAGATCCTGGCACTAGCACGGAATGTAAAATTGAACTCGCGAAAGAAAATATTGCTGATATGAAATCTTCAAGTGTTATTGATTTAAATGGCCAGAAGTACCAGAATTTGGAGAAGAATACAATTGTGTCTAAAAGTGACACATTAAATGGAATATTGGATTCTAAGCCTCTCATAAATTCTAGCGATGATTCTGATCAGAAGGATAAGGAAGTTAGCCCAAGAAAGAATGAATACATCAAAGGTTCTGGTATTGAACCTGGATTGGAAGAGCTTCAAAAGGATGAGACCACTTTAGACCAAGAAGTCAGTGGCATTAGTACAGAGACAAGGCTACCTGTAAAGCCAGAAAATTGGCTGGAGATAAAACTCCACAAAGTTGAGCCCATAATTGAGCAAATTAGAAGTGATGCTTTAGATGGAGTATCAGATTCTAAGGCTGCCACAAGTCCTAGTGAAGATTCTAATCAGAAGGATAAGGAATTTAGCCCAACAAAGGATGACTACTTCAAAGACTCTGGTGTTGAACCTGGCCTAGGAAACCTTCAAGAGTCTGACACCACTTTAGACCATGAAATTAATGGCATTGGTACAGAGACACGGCTGCCTGTAAAGCCAGAAAATTGGCCAGACAAAAGCCTCATTGAAGTTGAGCATAGCAGGAGTGATGCTTTAAATGGATTATCAGATTCTAAGTCTGCCACAAATGCCAGGGAAGATTCCAATCAGAAGAATAAGAAATTTGGCACTACAAAGGATGACTACCTCAAAGATGCTGGTGTTGAACCTGGAATAAGAAACCATCAAAAGTCAGGCACCACTTTAGACAGTGAAGTTAATGGCATTAGTACAGAGACAAGGGGCTCTGGAAAGACAGAAAACTGGCTGGAGAAAAACTTCCATGAAGTTGAGCCTATAGTTAAGCAAATTAGAGCAGGATTTAGAAATAACTACATGGCTGCAAAAGAGAGAGTCAATCAAACTTTAGATATACCAACTGAGATGGAATCACTTGGGGGTGTTGAAGATGATGGAGAACTTGACTGGATGCAGGATGATCATCTTAGAGATATTGTCTTTCGAGTCCGTGAGAATGAGCTGTCTGGACGGGACCCATTTTATTTGATGAATGATGAAGATAAGGACACATTTTTTAGAGGTCTTgagaaaaaagtggagaaagagaataaaaaacttTCTGACATACATGAATGGCTCCATTCAAATATTGAAAATCTTGATTACGGAGCAGGTAAATTACCTGTTTCTAAAATTATACGATATACAGTATTTGATCaacttttaatttcttgaaatgATTTCAGCAACTTCTTCTGTAGGATCAATATGTTCCTGGaaattcttataaatatattaccAAGCATTTTCTTCTGAATAAATTTAAACGTGATGCTAACAGTTGTCTTTAATTCCTCTAGATGGCATTAGTATATATGACCCACCGGAGAAAATCATACCACGCTGGAAAGGGCCTCCTGTGGAGAAAATTCCCGAGTTTCTCAATGAATTTCTCGATGAAAAAAAGACAAGTTCCACCAGAAATATGAACCCAGTGAAGAAGGATGAGAGTGGCTTTGCTATAACATCAGCTGATTCCTCTTTACAAGAAAAGGTTGATGGCTCTACAGCACCTATTAAGAAGTCGAAAAATCCAAAGACTATTATTGAAGGAAGTGATGGTTCAATTAAAGTTGGCAAAAAATCAGGTAAGGAATATTGGCAGCACACAAAGAAATGGTCCCAAGGTTTTTTGGACTGTTACAATGATGAGACAGACCCAGAAGTAAAGTCCATAATGAAGGATATGGGGAAGGGTTTGGATCGATGGATCactgaaaaagaaatagaggaaGCAGCTGAACTAATGGACAAACTACCTGATAGGAATAGGAGTTTCATGGAAAAGAAACTCAACAAGATTAAAAGAGAGATGGAGTTGTTTGGACCGCAAGCAGTGGTTAGCAAATATCGTGAATATGCAGACGACAAAGAGGAAGATTACTTATGGTGGTTAGATCTTTCACACGTACTGGTAtgtgtattatatatattgttctTGGTTTTCAGTTTCCACTAGTTCACTGGCACACGTGGAAATTATAGTGTTAAATGATAATTCTTCTGGATTAAAGCTAATTATCCTCTCTCTGTTTTTCAGATTTTCCTCTctgattgttattattgatttgCTTTGTTTTTCTGCCCATTGATACTGAGctaatttgtttcttttctgtCAGTGCATTGAATTGTACACAGTTGAGAATGGAGAGCAGAAAGTAGGACTTTATTCATTGGAGATGGCTTCAGATCTTGAATTGGAACCTAAGCCATATCATGTGATTGCTTTCCAAGATCCCAATGACTGCAAAAACCTTTGTTACATAATTCAGGCTCATATGGAAATGCTGGGAAATGGTCATGCCTTTGTTGTTGCACGGCCTCCTAAGGTATTTGTGTGCTCTCACCCATGTTATTGGTCCCATAGATTACTTTAGAATGTAATAATGCatttgtttgaaaaattattgtagAGGTTTGACACAGATAGCTTTAGTTCTCTTCATGCTTTTGGTATTATTGTAATATGCAACCATgccttcaatttttattttttactttttgttggaAGACGGTAGGGGGGGTTCTGTTAGGACATTTTCTTAGTGAAATTTTCTTGTGAATAAATAGTTCAGGCACTATAAAGAATTTTTACATGGTCATTTTAATCACATACTACATGTacgataaatttattgacttttataataattatcttaaaaatcatatctaTCATGATTTTTGATTAGTGGACATGTAAAACTCTGTGCATAGAGATTAAACTCTTTTCTCATTCCTTTTGGGGGTGATTATATGAATGTTTTATGAACTTTTGCATGTCATAGGATGCTTTTCGAGAAGCTAAAGCAAATGGGTTTGGTGTTACGGTCATCAAGAAAGGTGAACTTCAGCTCAATATAGACCAACCACTAGAAGAAGTAGAGGAACAAATTTCAGAGATTGGCAGCAAAATGTATCATGATATGATGATGAAGGAGCGGTCTGTGGATATAAACACATTAATGAAAGGTGTATTTGGTTTTAGTGACCGGTCCATCAAGAGGTATTTGCTTTGTAGTTTCATAAGTTTAGAATTGTTAGTTTTTCATCATTGTTTATGCTACATTTACTGATTTCATTTGGGTCTTAAGGTTAAAGAGGAAGTTGAAGAAACCCAGAAAGGGATGATGGCATTCAAACTTTTAACAATGTGACCAGTTGAAGACACTGAAAAGTCCTCTAACCCCAAACATTGAACACGAGCGCATAAACGCTTTTCACAAAGCAAGGGAGTTTTCTTGCTTCCAGAACATATTTTGTTGACCAGATTTTCCTATACTCACGAGGACATGGAGAGAACATGTCATCAGAAGTTTGTAAGGTTGAAAAAAATGATGTCATGTCTGCATGGTAGCATCACTAGCATGTGGTATCTTCCTTCCAACTTCTAGTTTGtgtactttatttttcttacccAATTCACAGATGTTTGTATATAATTGAGGAACATATAGATATAGTTATCAAGCTCCACGTAGGCAACTACTGAGAATGATTTTCTTCACGTATAGAAAATGAAAGATTTGgggcattttatttattttaatttttaatcagttGTGGTTCCATCGCTTCCATagcactaaatatattttttttctttcttttcttttgtgaatAAAGATGTTTCTATTCATATGCAAAAAATAAACCTTTTTACAAGAGTTAAATAGGCATGCAAgtgtaaatgtttttattatcttAACTAATTAGAAACCaattttagtataaatttagataattataaaaatcaataaaattattagtcTGACTGCTGATCCTTTTTAAAAGCAGAAGTGCTGATTTAGCCTGAAAATGATTCCGTCAAATTTGCACAACGATGTTTTCTGTCAAAAgcgtattttttattattctatttttaattcatactTCTTTTATTATTCTAATATTAATTCATGCTTCTTTTATTATTCTAATATTAATTCATGcttcttttcttaaaaaaatggtaTTGATCCGCGTATGTGTTCGTGCATTTTGTGTGGTTCAGTATTCGTGCAGAGTAGCATTCCTGTTTTGAAAGCTACACGATTCACAGTTATTCATTATCTCTAACTAGATTGAatctaatttattcaaataatttcaTGTCTATTTAATCCGAATAAAAcgaacaaaatattaaatgtttaattttagataaaatagtCTCTGTCATAGTTCTCACACCatcatctaattaaaaattaccttGTATTGTATGATAGATTTGTTATGATAGATTTGTTAACTGTTAGATGAAtaacttaaaaatcatatttataatattaatgcatagaaatgaatttttttaacatactgaatatatttatttcttttagttaAATCCTTTGGTATTAAAAGGAGTATTAAAGACATTAATTTACTCAcctaaaattaacatatattgGGTCATTGTAGCAACTGTGTCCATCAATTATGGGAGTAAATTTTTTACACTCCTGTAATACCTATGGTCAAGATCAATCATTTTCTATAAATTGTATATTTGCAGTACTGAAGAATGTACATGCATAGAAATTCGGTTGTGTAGGTGGAATTTCATCTTCCATCATGCGCTGTATAACTTGAAAATTGGGCTTTGCATAGTTTGAAGATTTCGTTTCTCTTCCTTGAATGGAAAGTCAAATTGCAAGAGAGCACGCTCGTAATTTTCTCACATCTTAACCGGTTGCATTGTCACATCTTAACCCTTACGCTATATTAATAGCATCATCAGTTATCCTTGACTTGAACACGTAAAAGCACCCCAACagaaaattaatgttttaaaaagtatttttctctcaaaaaaagGTATTAATTATTCTGCACAGCTATTCATGCTTTGTAAAAGTTTTGCATAATTTGTTGCATGTGCccatgaaagtgattttttttttgttgctaaaCAACCTTTGGGATTTTGAGGTAAAATGGTAAAAGGATAGAAAATGAATTTCTTTTGTTGGATCCAAACACAAGAAATAATTTGTGAAATACTGGAAAAAAGTCAAGGCCTAGGAAGTCATTACTgtgaaaataatgtaaaaacaaCCATTTGAGCTATAAATATGTAGCTGAACACGATTATACAGACATTTCTATACCAATTTCTATGACAGAAATTAACTTAAATTAAGAAATGGAACCGGTGATCTAATCAAGGTGCTGGTCCATGATTTCAGAAACAGCATCCAGAAACGTGGCTTCACTTGTGCCAGGAAGAACAGAATCCAGAGCTGCCTTTACAATTCCCTCAATCACAGACTCCTTGTTCAAGGATTCCCTGCACATAAGACTTCCAATGGCAAAGGGGGTCATCCCCCTCTCCACTCCTTTCTTCAGAAGCATGGTTGAGATTTGAAGAGTGCGGGCGCATTCAACTGGAAGATTCCATCCATGAAACTTCAAAAGGGCAATATCTTCATCAGCATCCAGTGACTTTATATAGTCAATGATCTCTGGAGAGTATGGCTGGCGAGCTTGAGGCCAATAAAGCCATTCAAAGGTACAATCCTCAAACTGTTGGAGCAGAAAAATCACGTCAAATGACTGGTTTGAAGTTTAGACAAGATTCAAGGGAAAAGCTATagaaaatataactaaaacCTTCCTCCAACCAAGCAAGAAAAATTGTCTACAACATCTTTCAAAACAGGTATTTGCACCAAGAAAATAATGTTCAAGGATAAGGTTTGCCACTTCTTAAAATATCAGCAATCTATCCAAAATAACTTGTGTAAAGAACATAATAGAGAGAAGAGTAACATGTGAAAAGGCATGTCCTTGTTGACATGTGTAGAGTTTCAagccaaaaagataagatacaTGCATATtgagaatttgatttttattactATGGTTTAGGTGACTTAAATGTAAAGTGAAATATTACATTTTACTAAATGAAGATTATTTGAATGGAtacattgaaaattatttttatttcaacttctaaaaaaacttatttattatagttggtaacaatcttaaaaacaaatagaaaagaaaattagtgGAGAAAAACAACATATGAAGATAGAGTGTGTGAGAAGCGAGATTGTGAACCAAACTCAATTTGTTGAAAGAAAAGtgtctttgtgtgagagtgttatcatttcttgtaaccattgagGGGAATACTTGAGTTTAtagagtgatacactatttggGGTGGGTTGCAATCTTGTAATCATTCTTGTGATAGTGGAAATACTTTTGAAACGGTTCCGTGGACGTGGACAAGAAGTGTCAACCacgttaaattcttgtgtttgttattattttttctacggTATAATCTTTGTGTGTGTTCTCACGATCCTTTGTGGGTGtgagtaattttatttgtggAAGCATTGATTATCCAACAACATGTAGTCCTGCTAGGAAAAAATGCACAATTCATTTCagcccaaaaaagaaaaaaaaaacattaaaagcaTTCCAAATATCGTATTTGGTCAGGAGCTGCAGAAATCTGCAATCTGTAAATAAAACATTTAGCACCCCAAACCAAGCAGGAGAAAACCCAAGTTCACACCAAGAGAACAATAAAGCACCATCACATGTATTCATAGAGAACagattatcaataaaaataaagaaaacaacgGGGAACAAAAATAAGGTGCTTACACTTGTGGGCAAGCAGTATCCATGATCAATTGGAATCAAAACAGCCTGgtcattttccttctctttgccAATCAAAATATTCCCAGCATGTCTATCTGCGTTTGCGAGTCGCATGTCCAGTACTGAAATTTTATGCACTTCCTTCACTGGGAAAGCCCCAGGTCCGATATCCTCGCAGCTTCCATTATTCTCCATGAACATTTGCAAGGAGCCAATCTTAGCAGTCAAGTCTCCAGGATGGTTAAATCCTTTATGCAAGCACTTAACCATAACAGTCGGGGGAACCCCAGCAAATCCCTTCTCATCACCAAATAATGATCGGCGGCCACTCATTGGATGATCCAAAATATAAGCTGCAACTTCCCTGAATGCTCCCTGACCAACTGTTGTACCCTTCTTTAAGCCTTCACCATCTTCAGAGAAAGGTAAACCTCTAGGGTTATTCACAGCCATTGGCTCTTCATCAATGGGCTTAAAAACAGATATGTACTTTTGCCCGGTTGAATCAAGCATAAAGTAAGCACCCCCTGTACCCTCTGCAGATCTGATTGGATAATTTCCACTGTCTAGCCCTTCATATGTAGAGTTTATCATATTCCAAACCTCAGAagctaattcaatttttttgttaacaatAACCGGCTCCAAAAGAAGATCCCTATCAATAGCCTTCCTCGGCACAATTGGCTCAACGACTCCATACTCCCTTCCTGTATCTTCTTTACTAACATCATATTTTTTCCTACAATTAGTTTCACTAACATCATAATCTTTTGTATCTTTCAACTCCTTTGCCACAACGGACAACTCATCTTGTCCCGTCCTAACTTCTGCATATTTCACCCTAACAAAAAGATGAATCACTGCATCGTTATATTTACTGCAGATACCATCAATAAGCGTCTGATCCTCAAGCAGCTCCCCGTTACACACAACTTCCTGCTGTTCAGGATCAGCAAAGCGCTTCTCCTTCTTCGCAATCTGTTGCTTAACATACCCGACATCTCTGCATCTCTCCACCTGAAAAGTGAAGTCCTTCCCGGAAGAAGTTCTCACACTGATGGTCTGGAGATCCGACAGCCTAATAACCAAATGCAAAACATTTCCTTCCGTAACCCCATATTCTTTCAGCAGGGAATTGCTCCGCGCTAGCTCCCGCCCATCGCAAACcaacttttgtttgtttgtcaATGAAGGAAGCCCCTCAGACTTCTGGATTTTGAGTTTCACAGACTCGATGGTATCGCAGGGAAGAACCCGCATTGGAGTCAAAGATCCATAATAGGAcagatatatgaaaataaactcTTGATCCAATGACAAGTGCAATGGGGTATAGTATCCATCTGGGGACAACAATAGTTCCCTTGGAACAGGGCTAAGAGTGGTGACACCAGCAGACGACATTTTTCAATGTTGATTAAGGGAATGTaaaatacaaagaaaagcttgaggCTTTGACCTAAGCCCTAATTTCTACAATTTTTCACAAGACAGCCATGGGATTTGTACAATTACAGCTGCCTGGGTGTGAGATGACACAGACACCTACCCAGATGACCAAACAAGCTCAAAATCGAaactttttaacaaaatatgcaCAACAAGGTACAATTTTTCGATAGAAATGATGAAAAATTCCAGACCCAGGCCCTAATTTCCCATCATTTCCCCCCACCAAAACTTAGAATCAAAGCACCAGTAGAGAAACGTCCTTTGATTTGGATCAAACCACAAAAGGGGCAAGAATCAAATCACTGTAAACTCGAAAGGGAAAGCAGTTCTTACCCTGGAGGAGCAGAGGAAGCAGAGAAAGTTTGAAACTTTGGCACCAATAATGGAAAACAAAGCAatggggttttttttttgtcttccttTTCAATTTGAGTTGTGGGgagagttttcaattcaatactCGAGAAAGTAGGGAAGGGTTGTTATGTTATTGTTGACTCTGACCGAAAGGAAGAAAGATACACaaatag from Glycine soja cultivar W05 chromosome 16, ASM419377v2, whole genome shotgun sequence harbors:
- the LOC114390495 gene encoding uncharacterized protein LOC114390495 gives rise to the protein MEILNISNPTNFSIPTFCHPKTLTSKFTSNNIKPTSPFRRTSFSLYLSRSAAIKFQTWAHSGRPSNRRNSLRKKLLRDHKVNPNQIPNDPFSVSGNGVEESGVGVQGVSVVNNVVEAEKPKSKILRESVLWNKLENWVDQYKKDVEYWGVGSGPIFTVYEDSLGAVERVVVDEDQILKRSKVRRDAVENLAEVRSKILNAKNIAREMESGNNVIARNSSVAKFVVEGKEEGGGFVKAVQGFVAKPRLLPRLSWVGRKVLYVLVVVWVVKKLFVAFGERDKEVEYTATEKEMMRRKIKAREEKEKLTKRAVEVVVESSEAPVVDIKKPKLDKEQLRNSILKVTGSADKLVVHDSSDKVKTRSTEMDYKVQEIREMARQARKIEGSNGVVGNRDMETDDPVIEISSDDSEQYDGLSNHQNEVSKETTDSNTIMQSVSVDVPESIDNSVLHEEVPTHKGNLYALDAIVPGDREIKKQEIEFSENDVHLKDSENGKPSDTPINGSSMTNESSVKKKPRIIRSVKEARDYLSKKHDKQDPGTSTECKIELAKENIADMKSSSVIDLNGQKYQNLEKNTIVSKSDTLNGILDSKPLINSSDDSDQKDKEVSPRKNEYIKGSGIEPGLEELQKDETTLDQEVSGISTETRLPVKPENWLEIKLHKVEPIIEQIRSDALDGVSDSKAATSPSEDSNQKDKEFSPTKDDYFKDSGVEPGLGNLQESDTTLDHEINGIGTETRLPVKPENWPDKSLIEVEHSRSDALNGLSDSKSATNAREDSNQKNKKFGTTKDDYLKDAGVEPGIRNHQKSGTTLDSEVNGISTETRGSGKTENWLEKNFHEVEPIVKQIRAGFRNNYMAAKERVNQTLDIPTEMESLGGVEDDGELDWMQDDHLRDIVFRVRENELSGRDPFYLMNDEDKDTFFRGLEKKVEKENKKLSDIHEWLHSNIENLDYGADGISIYDPPEKIIPRWKGPPVEKIPEFLNEFLDEKKTSSTRNMNPVKKDESGFAITSADSSLQEKVDGSTAPIKKSKNPKTIIEGSDGSIKVGKKSGKEYWQHTKKWSQGFLDCYNDETDPEVKSIMKDMGKGLDRWITEKEIEEAAELMDKLPDRNRSFMEKKLNKIKREMELFGPQAVVSKYREYADDKEEDYLWWLDLSHVLCIELYTVENGEQKVGLYSLEMASDLELEPKPYHVIAFQDPNDCKNLCYIIQAHMEMLGNGHAFVVARPPKDAFREAKANGFGVTVIKKGELQLNIDQPLEEVEEQISEIGSKMYHDMMMKERSVDINTLMKGVFGFSDRSIKRLKRKLKKPRKG
- the LOC114390304 gene encoding phosphatidylinositol 4-kinase gamma 4-like gives rise to the protein MSSAGVTTLSPVPRELLLSPDGYYTPLHLSLDQEFIFIYLSYYGSLTPMRVLPCDTIESVKLKIQKSEGLPSLTNKQKLVCDGRELARSNSLLKEYGVTEGNVLHLVIRLSDLQTISVRTSSGKDFTFQVERCRDVGYVKQQIAKKEKRFADPEQQEVVCNGELLEDQTLIDGICSKYNDAVIHLFVRVKYAEVRTGQDELSVVAKELKDTKDYDVSETNCRKKYDVSKEDTGREYGVVEPIVPRKAIDRDLLLEPVIVNKKIELASEVWNMINSTYEGLDSGNYPIRSAEGTGGAYFMLDSTGQKYISVFKPIDEEPMAVNNPRGLPFSEDGEGLKKGTTVGQGAFREVAAYILDHPMSGRRSLFGDEKGFAGVPPTVMVKCLHKGFNHPGDLTAKIGSLQMFMENNGSCEDIGPGAFPVKEVHKISVLDMRLANADRHAGNILIGKEKENDQAVLIPIDHGYCLPTSFEDCTFEWLYWPQARQPYSPEIIDYIKSLDADEDIALLKFHGWNLPVECARTLQISTMLLKKGVERGMTPFAIGSLMCRESLNKESVIEGIVKAALDSVLPGTSEATFLDAVSEIMDQHLD